Sequence from the Gemmatimonas sp. genome:
GTGAAGAAGTACGGCAGCTACTGGTGGATGGATCCCGGGGAGGCCGCCGTGCGGGCGCGTACGGTGCGCGTCATCGTGGATGTGGTGAAGCGCTACGACGTGGATGGGGTGCATCTCGACGACTACTTCTACCCCTACCCGGAGAACGACCGGCGTGGTCGGCCCCTCCCGTTCCCCGACGCGGCGAGCTGGAAGAAGTATCGTGCCCGTGGTGGCGCGCTGTCGCGCGACGACTGGCGACGCGAGAACGTGAATACGCTCGTGCGGGAGCTCGACGCGGCCATTCACCGTGCCAAGCCGCACGTGCGATTCGGCATCAGCCCCTTCGGCATCTGGCGTCCCGGGTATCCGGCGTCGGTGCGCGGCTTCGATGCCTACCAGAAGATCTATGCCGACGCGCGGAAGTGGTTGCGCGAAGGGTGGGTGGACTACTTCACGCCACAGCTGTACTGGCCCACCACCAAGGTGGGGCAGGCCTATCCGGTGCTGCTCGACTGGTGGGCCACGGAGAACATCATGCAGCGACATCTCTGGCCGGGCAACTACTCCTCGCGAGCGGGGCTGCCGGGCGCCGCCGCGTTTCCGGTGAGCGATCTCGTGGAGCAGATTCGGCTCACCCGGCTGCAGCCGGGGGCGTCGGGGAACGTGCACTTCAGCATGACGTCGTTCCTCAAGAATCAGGCCGGCATGAACGACACCCTGCTGGTGGGGCCGTACGCCACGGTGGCGCTGCCCCCGGCCACGCCGTGGCTCAAGGCACCGCCACCGCCCACGCCAGCCCTCCGGCTCGCGCGAGAGGCCGGCGCCACCACGCTGCGCTTCACGCCGCAGGGGCGCACGGCGCCGTGGCAATGGGTGGTGCGCCTGCGCACGGACACGGCATGGATTACCATGATACTGCCCGGAACGACGACCCAGTGGCCCATCCCCAACGGGGTGGTAGCCACGAAAGTCACGGTTTCGGCGCTCAACCGGGTCGGCACCGAAAGCACGCCGGTGTCGCTGCCCATCGTGACTCGACCCACCACTGCGCCCACTGGACGGTTCCAATGAGCGAGCGCGTCCCGTTCTACTATCGCCTGACCGCGGGCATCCGCATCACGGTGCGCCCGTCGTATCTCAAGGAGCGTTCCAACCCGCTGCTTGGCCAATTCGTCTTCGCCTACCACATCCGCATCGAAAACGTGGGGGAACAGGCGGCGCAGTTGCGCACCCGCCGCTGGCTCATCCACGATGACGCCGCGGGCGATTCGGAGGTGGAGGGCGAAGGCGTGGTGGGCGAGCAGCCCCATCTGCTTCCCGGTCAGGTGCACGAGTACCGCTCCTTCTGCGTGCTCAAGGCGCCGAACGGCTGGATGGAAGGCAGTTACCGCTTCGTGCGCGACGACGGCTCCGGCTTCACCGCCGTGATCCCCCGCTTCACCCTCGACGCAGAACCGCGCGCCGACACCGTCTCGTGACGTGCACGTCGGCGCGCGCGCGGCGCTAGCTGCGCGCGATCACGCCGGCGAACGGGGCACGGAGCGTCTCCACCGCATCGGGTGGCAACAGCTCCTCGACCATGAGTGCCAGCAGGGCTGCCAGCGCTGGCTCCGCCACCGGATCCAGCAGGGCCAGCGCCTCGTCTTCGGTGGCCGGCGCCGGCGCGTTGACGGGGCGCACCAGCTGCAGCAGCGGGCCGGTCAGCGCATCCCGCTGCGGTTCGCGTCCACTGCGCTCGATCGCGGTGGCCAGGTGCTGCTCCGCGGCGCGCCACGTGTGGGTAGCGCTTACCTGGGTGTAGCGCTCCACCACCAGTCGGCGGTCGTCTTTCCCCAGCCCCGCCAGCTGCACGAGAAAGCGGCGTACGCCGGCGGTATTGGGGCCGTACGGCTGCGCGCTCACGTCGGGTGTCCCGGAAGCGGGTGTCCCGGAAGCGGGTGGCCCGGAAGGGGGTGTCCCGGAAGCGGGTGGCCCGGAAGGGGGTGGCCCGGAAGGGGGTGTCCCAGTGCCCGCAGGCCATCGAACACGGTGGGCATGGTGGGGCGCCAACCGGTGGCCAGCAGGGCGGCGCTGCTGATGCGCTGGTTGCTGCGCCCGGCGCGCACGGTCCCGTCGTCCACCAGCGTCTCCGCCGCGCCCGCCGGGAGGCCGGTGAGGGCGTGGGTGATGGCCCCGGCCTGCACCGGCGTGTTGTCGGTGCAGTTGTAGATCGTGCCGCCGTGGGTTGCGGGGAGTGTGAGGACGTGCCGCATGGCCGCAATGACATCGTCGCGCCAGGAGAAGTTGCACCAGCTCTCCGGCTCAACGGATCCGGCGGCGAAGCGGGGGCCGGGATCCCGCCCCGGTCCGTAGAGCCCCGCCGCGCGCAGGACGGTTGCCCGACAGCCCGCCGCAGCGGCCGCAAGAACGGTGAGCTCCGCATCGAACAGCGCCCGCACCCGCTCGCTGGCTGGCGCAATCAGCGTGCGCTCATCCACGGCACTCCCGTCGTGACGATCGTACACGCCGGTGCTCGAGATGTAGACCAGCGCCTCGGCGCCCAGCGCTTCGGCGATCGCGGCGGCACCGCGTGCGGCGGCCGGATACACGGCATAGCTGTCCCCACGCGCACGTGACGGTGCTACACACACGACGACCGCCGAGAGCGGCGCGGTCACCGCGCGGGCGAAGGCGGGGTCCGCCATGCCGCGGGTTACGTCCGCGGTCAGGGCCTGGCAGCCAACCGGTGCCTGCCGGTCGGATCGCGACGCCGTGAAGACGCGCCGCGTGGGCGAGGCCGCGGCCAGCGCGACCGCCGCCGGCGCTCCCAACCACCCCGGGCCAACGAGCAGGACGTCGCCCCCGGCATCATGCCCCACCGGAGAGCCTCCGCTGGCCTCGCGCAGGGAAAATCATATCTTTTTCTCCGTCATGGCCGGCACGACTCCCGGGCCGGTCCCACCAAAGGGGACAGGATCGACGCATACATGGGGAAGCAGGACGCGATTGAACTCGAGGGGACCGTCACCGAGTTATTGCCGAATGCCACGTTTCGGGTGACGGTGCCGAGCGGCCATGAAGTACTGACGACGCTCGCCGGAAATATGCGTCGGAACCGGATTCGCGTGTTGGCCGGTGATCGCGTCACGGTCGAGGTGTCCCCCTACGATCTCACGCGCGGCCGCATCACCTTCCGCCACAAGAACTGACGCGCACCGGCGCGTCCGCGGACGTTTCGTCAGCGCAGCAGGAAGAACGCGGCCACGCCGCCGGCGGCCACAATGGCCGCACCCAGGGCAATGAGTACGCCCTGGCTCTTGCCCTTGCTCTCGGTGGGCGCAGGCAGCACCACGCGTGACTCCGAGCTGCGCCGAACCGGTCGCTGCCCGCCCGTTGGCACAGGCGTGGGACGCGCCGGCGCCGTGGGAACGGCTGCGGCGGCGCTGGTTTCCGGCATCGGTGGCGCGGTGGCCACCATGTTGTCGATGGGGGCGATCCCGCGGGTGGAGCCGGCGCTCACGACCCCCAGTTGAGGTGCTACGGCCACTTCCGGTGCCCGTGCTAGCGCCGGCTCGAACATGCCGGGAACCGGCAGCGAGATGGGTGCCCGTTGCACCAGGACGGCCTCGTCATTGGCCATACCGTGCTCCACGGCCAAGTCGAGCAGCAGGCCGTTGTCTGGCAGCAGCGCCGGCGCGGTGGTTGGCGCCGGGGCCGGCGCGGGCTCGGCGTCGGCCGCGGGGAGCACGTCGGTCAGGTCCAAGGTGTCGAGCAACGCCTCGGCCTCGGCGACCGTATCGTCGTTCACGGCGAGATCGGGCGAATCGAGCAGCACCGTAGGCGGAACGATTGGCACCCCGGTTGGCGTCGTGCGCAGCAGGTGGTCCG
This genomic interval carries:
- the infA gene encoding translation initiation factor IF-1, producing MGKQDAIELEGTVTELLPNATFRVTVPSGHEVLTTLAGNMRRNRIRVLAGDRVTVEVSPYDLTRGRITFRHKN
- a CDS encoding NAD-dependent epimerase/dehydratase family protein, producing the protein MGHDAGGDVLLVGPGWLGAPAAVALAAASPTRRVFTASRSDRQAPVGCQALTADVTRGMADPAFARAVTAPLSAVVVCVAPSRARGDSYAVYPAAARGAAAIAEALGAEALVYISSTGVYDRHDGSAVDERTLIAPASERVRALFDAELTVLAAAAAGCRATVLRAAGLYGPGRDPGPRFAAGSVEPESWCNFSWRDDVIAAMRHVLTLPATHGGTIYNCTDNTPVQAGAITHALTGLPAGAAETLVDDGTVRAGRSNQRISSAALLATGWRPTMPTVFDGLRALGHPLPGHPLPGHPLPGHPLPGHPLPGHPLPGHPT
- the apaG gene encoding Co2+/Mg2+ efflux protein ApaG, which codes for MSERVPFYYRLTAGIRITVRPSYLKERSNPLLGQFVFAYHIRIENVGEQAAQLRTRRWLIHDDAAGDSEVEGEGVVGEQPHLLPGQVHEYRSFCVLKAPNGWMEGSYRFVRDDGSGFTAVIPRFTLDAEPRADTVS
- a CDS encoding family 10 glycosylhydrolase, coding for MSARSWRAGAYGGASLLLLGSVSCRTALTPAVPRPDSVAATPAAPPVAPRPETKPRPVASPPAAKAAPSPLASADAPPLLREFRGVWVATVGNMDWPSARTLSVAEQQAELRTLFDRAEALRLNAVIFQVRPAADALYKSSIEPWSEFLTGGQGQAPSPAWDPLAFAIKEAHARGMELHAWFNPYRAGFVRGRSAAAASHIRRTNPSLVKKYGSYWWMDPGEAAVRARTVRVIVDVVKRYDVDGVHLDDYFYPYPENDRRGRPLPFPDAASWKKYRARGGALSRDDWRRENVNTLVRELDAAIHRAKPHVRFGISPFGIWRPGYPASVRGFDAYQKIYADARKWLREGWVDYFTPQLYWPTTKVGQAYPVLLDWWATENIMQRHLWPGNYSSRAGLPGAAAFPVSDLVEQIRLTRLQPGASGNVHFSMTSFLKNQAGMNDTLLVGPYATVALPPATPWLKAPPPPTPALRLAREAGATTLRFTPQGRTAPWQWVVRLRTDTAWITMILPGTTTQWPIPNGVVATKVTVSALNRVGTESTPVSLPIVTRPTTAPTGRFQ